A single genomic interval of Stieleria maiorica harbors:
- a CDS encoding class I SAM-dependent methyltransferase: MPTTTLSPVRRSPPGHTSGHPKRRGFAERMWCVLKAWIQNPTEVATVCPSSPFLTEHLADRDCVRTASRIIELGPGDGGTTQALLKSMRADARLLAVEKTDAFAESLGAISDPRLTLEFADACDLIDLVTKHDFGKADVAVSGIPFSQLPPMVAKRITQSVHEVLRPGGVFIAYQVVSDVKDYARPLFGPPKTEIVPMNLPPLQLFVWTKVEPACDPASDCS, translated from the coding sequence ATGCCCACCACCACCCTTTCCCCTGTCCGTCGGTCGCCCCCAGGCCACACGTCCGGTCACCCGAAACGCCGCGGTTTCGCCGAACGGATGTGGTGCGTCTTGAAGGCCTGGATCCAGAACCCGACTGAAGTCGCCACCGTCTGCCCGAGTTCGCCGTTCTTGACGGAACATCTGGCCGATCGCGATTGTGTGCGAACCGCCAGCCGCATCATCGAACTCGGGCCGGGAGACGGTGGTACAACTCAAGCGCTGCTGAAGTCGATGCGGGCCGATGCTCGGCTGCTGGCGGTCGAAAAAACAGACGCGTTCGCGGAATCACTGGGCGCCATCTCCGACCCGCGTCTGACCTTGGAATTCGCTGATGCCTGTGACTTGATCGATCTCGTGACCAAACACGACTTCGGCAAAGCCGATGTGGCTGTCTCGGGGATCCCCTTTAGCCAGCTGCCGCCGATGGTAGCCAAGCGGATCACCCAATCGGTCCACGAAGTCCTTCGTCCGGGAGGCGTCTTCATCGCATATCAGGTGGTTTCCGACGTGAAAGACTATGCCCGCCCGCTGTTCGGTCCCCCAAAAACCGAAATCGTCCCGATGAACCTGCCGCCGCTACAATTGTTTGTCTGGACGAAAGTCGAACCGGCATGCGATCCGGCCAGCGATTGCTCCTAA
- a CDS encoding ligase-associated DNA damage response exonuclease: MAVTFAPLLRPTSRGLYCEAGDFYVDPTRPVDRAIVTHAHSDHARWGCRRYLAAAPSETLLRMRLSEEAEFQFLPYGESILIGGVRVSFHPAGHMLGSAQVRLEYRGKIAVVTGDYKLSQDPTCQPWEPVKCHLMVTETTFGLPIYRWPPADCVRDEINRWWRRCRDDGKCCVLYGYAVGKSQSLLAGLDPSLGPIFTHGAVEKGTQAYRQTGVALPETRYVGSVEGKPDWSGAMVVAVPSAHGTPWIRRFGRISTAMASGWMAVRGSRRRRAMDRGFVASDHVDWQSLLEAIDQCDPETVWATHGYTAAVARFLNENGREAHALESGGRREEDEDAIPPADESTG; encoded by the coding sequence GTGGCGGTGACTTTCGCACCCTTGCTACGGCCGACGTCCAGAGGGTTGTACTGCGAGGCGGGCGACTTCTATGTCGACCCGACGCGACCGGTCGATCGTGCCATCGTCACACACGCCCACAGCGATCACGCACGGTGGGGGTGTCGCCGCTATCTCGCTGCCGCACCGAGCGAAACGCTATTGCGAATGAGGCTGAGCGAGGAGGCGGAGTTTCAGTTCCTTCCGTATGGCGAATCGATTCTGATCGGTGGTGTTCGCGTCAGCTTTCACCCTGCCGGCCATATGCTCGGCTCGGCCCAAGTTCGCTTGGAGTATCGCGGCAAGATCGCGGTGGTGACAGGTGATTACAAGCTGAGTCAAGATCCTACTTGCCAGCCCTGGGAACCGGTCAAATGTCATTTGATGGTGACCGAAACAACCTTCGGCTTGCCGATCTATCGGTGGCCTCCGGCGGACTGCGTTCGTGATGAAATCAATCGTTGGTGGCGGCGCTGTCGCGACGACGGAAAGTGTTGCGTGTTGTACGGGTATGCGGTCGGCAAAAGCCAATCGTTGTTGGCGGGCTTGGATCCGAGCCTGGGGCCAATCTTCACCCATGGCGCGGTCGAAAAGGGAACGCAAGCCTATCGCCAGACCGGCGTGGCGTTGCCGGAGACTCGCTATGTCGGCAGCGTCGAGGGGAAACCGGATTGGAGCGGGGCGATGGTCGTGGCGGTTCCGAGTGCACACGGGACACCATGGATCAGGCGGTTCGGCCGCATCAGCACCGCGATGGCCAGCGGTTGGATGGCGGTGCGTGGATCGAGGCGACGGCGGGCAATGGATCGAGGATTTGTTGCCAGCGACCACGTCGATTGGCAATCGTTGCTGGAAGCGATCGACCAGTGCGATCCGGAGACCGTCTGGGCGACACATGGCTACACCGCCGCGGTGGCGCGTTTTCTGAACGAGAACGGCCGCGAAGCGCACGCGTT
- a CDS encoding right-handed parallel beta-helix repeat-containing protein: MIERLCRYPLLLFVLLAARCVVADDSGIQVYVSPTGLDSQPGTSEQPFGSIARAQQAVRAARAGGDDQAVTVHLAAGHYSLGQTIVFTPSDSGASPERPVRYLGDPAGEVVLSGGRRIDGWQVDSEHPGLWKTRVAVPESEDKDTRRFEQLWVNGRRATRARTPNDGDFFSLLGVGETPVESSPSRMRHTFATRASDLASLGATDQDALRDAQVVVYHKWDTTREWLESCSPSEGYFTTHGTTMKSHNPMNRDCLYFFENYRDALDAAGEWFLDRQGWLFYRPREGETIAEVEAFSAELPRLFEFRGDVDDPQRRVQHIHFEGLTLRHTEFRIPEQGIPPNQAAMNVDATAIQLDGARNIRFTDCAVEHIGGTGFWFRQACRDCRVQRTRVFDVGASAVRIGETRLVPETERTSAITVDNCILHSGGHSLPCAVGVWIGHSGDNAITHCDIADFYYTAVSVGWRWGYADSGAKRNRIEFNHLHHIGYRILSDMGGVYTLGPSEGTRVAGNVIHDVYATRYGGWGLYPDEGSSHIVFENNLVYDVRDGGFHQHYGRENIVRNNILAFSEEGQVAVTRAEPHLSFTFERNLVYFDDGQLLGYSGWNNGSKVATNHNLYWRAGGKPIDFAGKSWQQWRDAGHDQDSIIADPLFVDADNRDFRLRPGSPASKIGFVPFDIASAGVQGDPAWKDLAASTRFREPYQVPPPQPINVHDDFESDRPLSLVSLATLSDEGRKSSFAVVATPDGDGRCLKVQDTADMRAAFNPHFYWDPHYTQGESRLSFRIRLEPTVAVSCEWRSKGHPYQTGPSLQFSGTAVHSRGRLLIDVDAETWLHVTMEAMQGDSAGRWRATFVLPDGRRHEVDDLTCDPGWSETRWVGFIASARSNGAFYLDNVRMEND; the protein is encoded by the coding sequence ATGATCGAACGACTTTGTCGCTACCCATTACTCCTGTTCGTGTTGTTGGCCGCGAGGTGTGTGGTGGCGGACGATTCGGGGATTCAGGTTTACGTTTCTCCCACGGGGTTGGATTCGCAACCCGGGACTTCAGAGCAACCGTTCGGCTCGATCGCACGGGCTCAGCAAGCGGTTCGTGCCGCTCGGGCTGGCGGTGATGATCAGGCGGTGACCGTTCACTTGGCTGCCGGTCACTATTCCTTGGGGCAGACCATCGTCTTTACTCCGTCCGATTCCGGTGCATCGCCGGAGCGTCCGGTGCGTTATCTCGGCGATCCCGCCGGCGAAGTCGTCTTGTCCGGCGGGCGGCGGATCGATGGCTGGCAGGTGGATTCCGAACATCCCGGCTTGTGGAAGACGCGCGTCGCGGTGCCGGAGTCGGAGGACAAAGACACAAGGCGGTTTGAACAACTGTGGGTCAACGGACGTCGCGCCACGCGGGCCAGAACGCCCAACGATGGCGACTTTTTCAGCTTGTTGGGCGTTGGTGAAACGCCCGTGGAATCATCGCCGTCAAGGATGAGACACACGTTCGCCACGCGAGCAAGCGATTTGGCGTCGCTTGGCGCTACCGATCAGGACGCGCTCCGCGATGCCCAAGTCGTCGTCTATCACAAATGGGACACCACGCGTGAATGGTTGGAATCGTGTTCGCCAAGTGAAGGTTATTTCACGACGCATGGCACTACGATGAAGTCTCACAATCCGATGAATCGCGATTGTTTGTACTTTTTCGAAAACTATCGCGATGCACTCGATGCCGCCGGCGAATGGTTCTTGGATCGACAGGGATGGTTGTTCTATCGTCCGCGTGAAGGCGAGACGATTGCCGAGGTCGAAGCGTTCTCGGCAGAGCTGCCGCGATTGTTTGAATTCCGAGGGGACGTCGATGATCCCCAGCGGCGCGTCCAACACATTCACTTTGAAGGGCTGACACTGCGGCACACCGAGTTTCGCATTCCCGAGCAAGGCATCCCGCCGAATCAGGCGGCGATGAACGTCGACGCCACCGCGATCCAGCTCGACGGCGCTCGGAACATCCGCTTTACCGATTGCGCGGTCGAACACATCGGTGGCACCGGATTTTGGTTTCGCCAGGCGTGTCGCGATTGTCGTGTCCAGCGTACCCGTGTGTTTGATGTCGGCGCCAGCGCCGTGCGAATCGGCGAGACTCGGCTGGTGCCTGAAACGGAGCGCACGTCGGCGATCACGGTCGACAATTGCATCTTGCACAGCGGTGGGCACAGCTTGCCGTGTGCCGTCGGGGTCTGGATCGGACACAGCGGCGACAATGCGATCACGCACTGCGACATCGCCGATTTTTATTACACCGCTGTGTCGGTCGGTTGGCGATGGGGCTACGCCGACAGCGGCGCGAAACGCAACCGCATCGAGTTCAATCATCTGCATCACATCGGGTACCGCATTCTCAGCGACATGGGCGGCGTCTATACCTTGGGGCCATCGGAAGGCACGCGAGTCGCCGGAAACGTGATCCATGACGTCTACGCGACACGCTATGGCGGATGGGGACTGTATCCCGACGAAGGCAGTTCGCACATCGTGTTTGAAAACAACTTGGTGTACGACGTCCGCGACGGCGGATTTCACCAGCACTATGGCCGCGAAAACATTGTTCGCAACAACATCCTGGCGTTCAGCGAAGAAGGGCAAGTCGCGGTGACACGCGCCGAACCCCACCTCTCGTTCACGTTCGAGAGGAATTTGGTTTACTTCGACGATGGTCAATTGCTCGGGTATTCCGGATGGAACAACGGTTCCAAAGTCGCAACGAACCACAACCTGTATTGGCGGGCCGGTGGCAAACCGATCGACTTCGCCGGCAAGAGTTGGCAGCAATGGCGCGACGCGGGGCATGATCAAGATTCGATCATCGCGGACCCGTTGTTTGTCGATGCCGACAATCGCGACTTCCGACTGCGGCCCGGATCACCCGCGTCCAAGATCGGGTTCGTCCCTTTCGACATCGCGTCGGCCGGCGTTCAGGGCGATCCGGCATGGAAAGACCTTGCCGCGTCAACGCGTTTCCGCGAACCGTATCAAGTTCCGCCGCCACAACCGATCAACGTCCACGATGATTTCGAATCCGACCGCCCGTTGTCGCTGGTCAGTCTGGCGACGTTGTCCGACGAAGGCCGAAAGTCGTCGTTCGCCGTGGTAGCGACACCTGATGGTGATGGACGTTGTTTAAAGGTGCAGGATACGGCGGACATGCGGGCTGCATTCAATCCCCACTTCTATTGGGACCCCCACTACACGCAAGGTGAGTCACGTTTGAGCTTTCGCATCCGCTTGGAACCGACCGTCGCGGTGTCATGCGAATGGCGCAGCAAGGGTCACCCATACCAAACCGGACCCAGTTTGCAATTCAGCGGCACGGCGGTGCACAGCCGCGGTCGCCTGTTGATCGACGTGGACGCGGAAACCTGGTTGCATGTCACGATGGAGGCGATGCAAGGAGATTCGGCCGGCCGTTGGCGGGCGACGTTTGTCTTGCCCGATGGTCGACGTCACGAAGTGGACGATTTGACGTGTGATCCTGGTTGGAGCGAAACCCGCTGGGTCGGGTTCATCGCGTCGGCACGCAGCAACGGCGCGTTTTATTTGGACAACGTCCGGATGGAAAACGACTGA
- a CDS encoding WD40 repeat domain-containing protein yields MNSTASASGKGRSPLSMLRFAVISIAVLALVVWMILPPMETLRFQKYNLESTRALTLPLISLPDVGPRPVLAFSADGQSAAFISTRAAEDDEGQQTQITVIDVPSGTAKAGPLVISNSRTPPSLEFSRDGNFLAAAGATEVRVWDLRDSREVTTITLPDVRLQSRRYVAVSPDGSRVATSVQEPDQDPGIWVFECETGLPLIEMERTAGTANDDRFVFHPSENQLIGPADSDGDQSHLCVWDIGSGKIVHEVIGHEDCQTLAYTFSRNHDRVAVAMYHGSREYYPYVTTVFDSASWTPVTKIDNGNYVFWMALHPDGTHLSLVDGSGEAALWSADSGIRLQNFQLGLPSATAFDPDGGLLLVRNADDQPDTASIVTLRVTDGATE; encoded by the coding sequence ATGAATTCGACAGCTTCGGCGTCCGGCAAGGGACGGTCCCCGCTTTCCATGCTCCGCTTTGCCGTCATTTCCATCGCCGTTTTGGCCTTGGTTGTCTGGATGATTCTCCCCCCGATGGAGACACTTCGATTCCAAAAATACAACCTGGAATCCACACGGGCATTGACGCTGCCGTTGATCTCGCTGCCCGACGTCGGTCCACGTCCCGTGCTGGCGTTCTCGGCTGACGGACAGTCCGCCGCATTCATTTCAACCAGGGCCGCGGAGGACGATGAGGGCCAGCAAACACAGATCACGGTCATCGATGTCCCGTCGGGAACGGCCAAGGCGGGGCCCTTGGTCATTTCCAATTCACGCACACCTCCGTCCCTTGAGTTCAGCCGCGACGGAAACTTCCTGGCCGCCGCCGGTGCGACGGAGGTTCGCGTTTGGGATCTGCGTGATTCACGCGAGGTCACAACGATCACACTGCCCGATGTGCGACTGCAATCGCGGCGATACGTCGCGGTCAGCCCCGACGGATCCCGCGTCGCGACGTCGGTCCAGGAGCCCGATCAAGACCCCGGGATTTGGGTGTTCGAATGTGAAACGGGGCTGCCGTTGATCGAGATGGAACGTACCGCGGGCACCGCCAACGACGATCGGTTCGTGTTTCATCCGTCGGAGAATCAGTTGATCGGGCCGGCTGACTCCGATGGCGACCAATCGCATCTTTGTGTTTGGGACATCGGGTCCGGCAAAATCGTCCACGAGGTCATCGGGCACGAAGATTGCCAGACACTCGCATACACGTTCAGTCGCAATCACGACCGAGTGGCGGTGGCGATGTACCACGGGTCACGCGAGTATTATCCCTACGTGACGACGGTTTTCGATTCGGCCAGCTGGACGCCGGTGACCAAAATCGACAACGGCAACTACGTGTTTTGGATGGCACTCCATCCCGATGGCACTCACCTCTCGCTCGTCGACGGAAGCGGCGAGGCGGCGCTGTGGTCGGCCGACAGCGGGATTCGATTGCAGAACTTTCAACTCGGCCTGCCCAGCGCCACCGCGTTTGACCCCGACGGCGGGTTGTTGCTGGTCCGTAACGCCGACGACCAGCCCGATACGGCCTCCATCGTCACCCTCCGTGTGACGGACGGCGCGACTGAGTAG
- a CDS encoding cryptochrome/photolyase family protein, which produces MILAILPNQLFSDHPGLREKPSKVVLLEDALFFGDWRYPAKFHKQKLWLHRASMKRYESEVKDKGFSTQYVDYDKDSPKLVDQLQKAMSPEERKGETLAIAHPTDFIFEKRLRAACDELQMELKILPNPGFLNTPEQNNEYRSDKSRWFMADFYKWQRKRLDVLMDGDDPVGDQWSFDEDNRKKVPKELLSSLPPIPNPKRDAIDEEAVNYVQEHFGDHPGEIDTLYYPTSRASARYWLSQFLEKRLGNFGDYEDAIVQGESWLWHSVLTPTLNIGLLTPDEVLRKTLSFAEDHDVPLNSLEGFVRQIIGWREFIRATYQDLGVKLRTTNHWKHHRPMPACFYDATTGIEPIDETIRRVLQTGYCHHIERLMVLGGFMFLCEIDPDDIYRWFMEMFVDSYDWVMVPNAYAMSQNADGGLITTKPYFSGSSYIKKMSHYKSAPWCDTWDGLYWRWIWNHTEELGKNPRWAMMCSMAEKMDQQKRDQHLENAERFLEGLE; this is translated from the coding sequence TTGATCCTGGCCATCCTTCCCAATCAATTGTTCTCCGATCACCCGGGGCTGCGCGAGAAACCGTCGAAGGTCGTCTTGCTGGAAGACGCGCTGTTTTTCGGCGACTGGCGTTATCCGGCCAAGTTCCACAAACAGAAACTTTGGCTGCATCGTGCTTCGATGAAACGCTACGAATCCGAAGTGAAGGACAAAGGGTTTTCCACGCAGTACGTCGACTATGACAAAGACAGTCCCAAGCTCGTCGATCAACTCCAAAAGGCGATGTCGCCAGAAGAACGCAAGGGCGAAACTCTTGCGATCGCACATCCCACCGATTTCATCTTCGAAAAGCGACTGCGCGCGGCTTGTGACGAGTTGCAAATGGAATTAAAGATTCTCCCCAACCCCGGTTTCCTGAACACGCCGGAGCAGAACAACGAGTACCGATCCGACAAAAGCCGCTGGTTCATGGCAGACTTCTACAAATGGCAACGGAAACGACTGGACGTCTTGATGGACGGTGACGATCCGGTCGGCGATCAGTGGAGTTTCGACGAGGACAATCGCAAGAAGGTCCCCAAGGAACTGCTTTCATCGCTTCCGCCGATCCCGAATCCCAAACGTGACGCGATCGACGAAGAAGCAGTCAACTATGTCCAAGAGCATTTCGGAGACCATCCGGGGGAAATTGACACCCTTTATTACCCGACGTCCCGAGCTTCGGCGCGGTATTGGCTGAGTCAGTTTTTGGAAAAGCGACTGGGCAACTTTGGCGACTATGAAGACGCGATCGTCCAGGGTGAATCGTGGCTCTGGCACAGCGTGCTGACGCCTACGCTGAACATCGGACTGCTGACGCCGGACGAAGTGCTGCGAAAAACGTTGTCATTCGCCGAGGACCATGACGTGCCGCTGAATTCGCTGGAAGGGTTCGTGCGTCAAATCATCGGGTGGCGGGAGTTTATTCGCGCGACCTATCAAGACTTGGGCGTCAAATTGCGAACGACCAACCACTGGAAACATCACCGGCCGATGCCGGCGTGTTTCTACGACGCGACGACGGGCATCGAGCCGATCGACGAAACGATTCGGCGCGTCTTGCAAACCGGATATTGCCACCACATCGAACGGCTGATGGTGCTGGGTGGATTCATGTTTCTTTGCGAAATCGATCCCGACGACATCTATCGCTGGTTCATGGAAATGTTCGTCGACAGCTATGACTGGGTGATGGTGCCCAACGCGTATGCGATGAGTCAAAACGCCGACGGCGGGCTGATCACGACCAAACCTTACTTTTCCGGATCGTCCTACATCAAGAAAATGAGCCACTACAAGTCGGCACCGTGGTGCGACACATGGGACGGACTTTACTGGCGATGGATCTGGAACCACACCGAAGAACTGGGAAAAAATCCCCGCTGGGCGATGATGTGCAGCATGGCGGAAAAGATGGACCAGCAGAAGCGCGATCAGCACCTCGAGAACGCGGAGCGGTTTCTGGAGGGTCTGGAGTAG
- a CDS encoding sulfatase family protein has protein sequence MIPLPFSHPLRFSFVLILLAAALLSLSADNTQADRPNLLWIYVDDMSDWMGCYGDPLAETPHIDSLAEEGVLFTRAYMPAPVCSTTRSALITGTMQTTHGLHQHRTMIKKPLPDDVVTVPELFRDAGYLTFNEAKDDYNFQRDRDTMYSPEFKRPTRKQVNSHMIGRDVSWLKQLQGKSFFGQIQLKGGKFEGETGSKYPAASRVAEAQVNVPPQYPDHPVFRNAIARHYEQIAETDAQVGAIISALKEYGLWDNTAVFFFTDHGSPLPRAKQFLYEDGTKIPLVVHWPAGTDSITRHGNSRSDLVSGIDITASSLGLAGIEIPEFMEGRDLFADDFTPRQYVISARDRMGNAIDRIRTVRSPRFRYIRNYKTDRALYQPQYRENYPTFVTLRKLLAAEKLSKLQASYYDVEHRPEDELYDLTTDPHQTINLADNPDYQSVLQEHRQQLQQWQDATDDKGRYPESRESLRLVYKSSAGKCVNPEYDFLKTE, from the coding sequence ATGATCCCTCTCCCTTTTTCGCATCCCCTGCGATTCTCATTCGTTTTGATCCTGCTGGCGGCTGCTCTGCTTTCGCTCTCTGCCGACAACACCCAGGCGGATCGCCCGAATCTTCTGTGGATCTATGTCGATGACATGAGCGACTGGATGGGCTGCTACGGCGACCCGCTGGCCGAAACACCACACATCGACAGCCTGGCCGAGGAAGGTGTCTTGTTCACCCGTGCCTACATGCCGGCGCCGGTTTGTTCGACGACCCGTTCTGCGTTGATCACCGGTACGATGCAAACGACCCACGGTCTGCATCAACATCGCACCATGATCAAAAAACCGTTGCCCGACGACGTGGTGACGGTCCCCGAACTGTTTCGTGACGCCGGCTACCTGACCTTCAACGAGGCCAAGGACGATTACAACTTCCAACGCGATCGCGACACGATGTACTCGCCGGAGTTCAAACGGCCCACCCGGAAACAAGTCAACAGCCACATGATCGGCCGTGACGTTTCTTGGTTGAAACAATTGCAGGGCAAATCGTTCTTCGGCCAAATCCAACTCAAGGGTGGAAAGTTCGAAGGCGAAACGGGATCAAAGTATCCGGCCGCCAGCCGCGTCGCGGAAGCTCAAGTGAATGTGCCGCCGCAGTACCCCGATCATCCCGTGTTCCGCAACGCGATCGCGCGACACTACGAACAGATCGCCGAAACCGACGCGCAGGTCGGCGCCATCATTTCGGCATTGAAAGAGTACGGCCTGTGGGACAACACCGCCGTGTTCTTCTTCACCGACCACGGCAGCCCCCTGCCGCGGGCCAAACAGTTTCTCTACGAGGACGGAACCAAGATTCCGCTGGTCGTCCACTGGCCGGCCGGAACCGACTCAATCACACGTCACGGCAACTCACGATCGGATCTGGTCAGCGGGATCGACATCACGGCCAGTTCACTGGGGCTGGCGGGGATCGAGATCCCGGAATTCATGGAAGGCCGCGATCTGTTCGCCGACGACTTCACGCCCCGCCAGTACGTGATTTCGGCCCGCGACCGGATGGGCAACGCGATCGACCGCATCCGCACCGTCCGCTCACCGCGTTTTCGATACATCCGAAACTACAAAACCGATCGCGCGTTGTACCAGCCGCAATACCGCGAAAACTACCCGACCTTCGTCACGCTTCGCAAACTGCTCGCCGCCGAAAAGCTCAGCAAGCTCCAAGCGTCCTACTACGACGTCGAACATCGCCCGGAAGACGAACTGTACGACCTGACAACCGATCCCCACCAAACGATCAACCTGGCCGACAATCCGGACTACCAATCGGTGCTCCAGGAACATCGTCAGCAATTGCAACAGTGGCAGGACGCGACCGATGACAAGGGACGCTATCCCGAAAGCCGCGAGTCGTTACGACTGGTCTACAAATCGTCAGCGGGAAAATGTGTGAACCCGGAATACGACTTCCTGAAAACGGAGTAA